One window of the Anaerobranca californiensis DSM 14826 genome contains the following:
- a CDS encoding Mur ligase family protein, with the protein MLKEAIDFIYSFYNETLPLIKFDLHDREFRNPRYIRELIAEFGVKVDRGKNILVVGSKGKGTTATILAEILRTQGYKVGLFTSPHLERFTERIKINGQEIEENLLIQYIKKLQPFAQKKAAQIPKPYYLGPNGLFLTIALKYFEEMDTDFNILESGRGGQYDDIYQMGDHVIFTPIVLEHKYRLGPTLDDVVRTKGLVVDQKTKTVVISKQSLEVIKGLQNCFSEKVKVYQYDRDFKLERHLLQKGSSNFLIKIKGDSYTVRLSTLAEYIGINLSAALMMAKTLLPTFNKEKLPLLESAVFNGRCEIMNTDPLILLDGMICRESAEYVVNTLKKLHLSGEKVAIAAIPKDKDYQGVMEVLSKEFFKIILTKSIGAQYPFFQDFVPIEGLKVNCLVYTSENLDDALNLVAKSSPKIIGIFGTQSLIGEARKKFQKIFDNNK; encoded by the coding sequence ATGCTTAAAGAAGCCATAGATTTTATTTACAGTTTTTATAACGAAACTTTACCTTTAATAAAATTTGATCTCCATGACAGAGAATTCCGCAATCCCCGATATATTAGGGAACTAATAGCAGAATTTGGCGTTAAAGTGGATAGAGGGAAAAATATTTTAGTAGTTGGCAGTAAAGGTAAAGGAACTACCGCAACAATATTGGCAGAGATCCTGAGAACACAGGGGTATAAAGTAGGATTGTTTACCAGCCCACACCTTGAAAGGTTTACTGAGAGAATAAAGATAAATGGACAAGAAATTGAAGAAAATTTACTGATCCAGTATATTAAAAAACTACAACCCTTTGCCCAAAAAAAGGCTGCCCAAATTCCCAAACCATATTACTTAGGGCCTAATGGATTGTTTTTGACAATTGCTTTAAAATATTTTGAAGAAATGGATACTGATTTTAATATTTTAGAAAGTGGTCGGGGTGGCCAGTACGATGATATTTATCAAATGGGGGATCATGTGATTTTTACTCCCATTGTATTAGAACATAAATACCGATTAGGGCCAACCTTAGATGATGTCGTTAGAACCAAAGGATTGGTAGTTGACCAAAAGACTAAAACAGTGGTGATTTCTAAACAATCACTAGAAGTGATAAAAGGTTTACAAAATTGTTTTTCTGAAAAAGTTAAAGTTTATCAGTATGATAGGGATTTTAAACTAGAAAGGCATTTACTTCAAAAGGGTAGTAGTAATTTCCTTATTAAAATTAAAGGTGACTCCTATACAGTAAGATTATCTACTTTAGCAGAATATATAGGGATAAACCTAAGTGCAGCTTTAATGATGGCCAAAACTTTACTTCCAACCTTTAATAAAGAAAAACTGCCTTTGTTAGAAAGTGCAGTATTTAACGGTAGATGTGAAATAATGAATACCGACCCTTTAATCCTTCTCGATGGTATGATTTGCCGAGAGAGTGCAGAATATGTGGTAAATACCTTGAAAAAGCTCCATCTTTCCGGGGAGAAGGTGGCTATAGCGGCTATCCCTAAAGATAAAGATTATCAGGGGGTAATGGAAGTTTTAAGTAAAGAGTTTTTTAAGATTATTTTAACTAAATCTATTGGTGCCCAATATCCTTTTTTTCAAGATTTTGTACCCATAGAAGGGTTAAAGGTCAATTGTTTGGTATATACTTCAGAAAACTTAGATGATGCTTTGAATTTGGTGGCAAAATCTTCACCTAAAATAATTGGTATTTTCGGCACCCAATCTTTAATTGGAGAAGCTAGGAAAAAATTCCAAAAAATCTTTGACAATAATAAATAA
- a CDS encoding rubrerythrin family protein: MDEKTLKNLKEAFAGESQANRKYLAFAKKAEEEGYINAAKMFRAAAEAETIHAHAHLKAMKGIGTTAENLKEGVMGETYEFESMYPEMVKQAEEAGEKEALRSFKFAMEAERVHAKLYQQILDNLDSQEELTFYLCTICGNVELQPVDKCLICGAGEKAFKIVE; this comes from the coding sequence ATGGATGAAAAGACCCTTAAAAATTTAAAAGAAGCCTTTGCCGGTGAATCACAAGCTAACAGAAAATATCTAGCTTTTGCTAAAAAAGCTGAAGAAGAAGGATACATAAATGCCGCTAAAATGTTTAGGGCAGCGGCAGAAGCAGAAACTATTCACGCCCATGCCCATTTAAAGGCGATGAAAGGAATTGGTACAACTGCTGAAAATTTAAAAGAAGGTGTAATGGGAGAAACCTATGAATTTGAAAGTATGTACCCCGAGATGGTAAAACAAGCTGAAGAAGCCGGTGAAAAAGAAGCTTTAAGGTCATTTAAATTTGCTATGGAAGCAGAAAGGGTTCACGCTAAATTATATCAACAAATTTTAGATAACTTAGATTCTCAAGAAGAATTGACCTTCTACCTTTGCACTATCTGTGGTAATGTAGAATTACAACCAGTAGATAAATGTCTTATCTGTGGTGCCGGTGAAAAAGCCTTTAAAATTGTAGAATAG
- a CDS encoding ABC transporter ATP-binding protein — translation MGRLRFIKPFLKKYKWHYLFGLFWLLLVNIIQLIIPRILGNLSDGLAEGILEYSGLLRYVVIILVLALIIAISRFMWRIYIIGTSRRLEYFLRNRLVEHLQKLSPEYFNHHKTGDLMAHATNDINAIRMAFGPGIIMITDALVISIITIFLMINQVGWQLTLIALIPLPFLATGAGIFGRVIHKRFKKVQEAFSNLTDKVQENLSGIRVVKAFVQEQAEIKKFNEASQHHVNMNMRLIAIWGALFPLIQVIATLSMILILFYGGRAVIYGIISIGDFVAFNSYLGLMIWPMMAIGWVINVIQRGTASLDRVNEILLEKPDITDAPDAIDLDIQGEIEFKNLTFGYVKGIPVLKNINLKIEKGKTLAIIGRTGSGKTTLVNLLLRLANPPKGTLFIDGVDINKIKLKSLRENIGYVPQDNFLFSTTIEENIAFGLREYTKEQVEEAAKIAQVYDNIMDFPDKFNTMLGERGVTLSGGQKQRVSIARAIIKEPAILILDDSLSAVDTHTEEEILKGLRKIMAERTSIIISHRVSTVKEADEIVVMDDGEIVERGTHDQLVALGGLYYQLHIKQLLEEKVNLA, via the coding sequence GTGGGTAGATTGAGATTTATTAAACCTTTTTTAAAAAAGTACAAATGGCATTATCTTTTTGGGTTATTTTGGTTGTTGTTAGTAAACATAATCCAGTTAATTATTCCCAGAATTTTAGGTAATTTATCTGATGGCCTTGCTGAAGGGATTTTAGAGTATTCCGGTCTTTTAAGATATGTAGTAATTATCTTAGTATTGGCTTTAATCATTGCTATTAGTAGGTTTATGTGGCGAATTTACATAATCGGAACATCGAGGAGATTGGAATATTTCTTGCGTAACAGGTTAGTAGAACATTTACAAAAATTATCACCGGAATATTTCAATCACCATAAAACTGGAGATTTAATGGCCCATGCCACTAATGACATCAATGCCATCCGGATGGCCTTTGGTCCAGGAATTATCATGATCACCGATGCTTTGGTAATTAGCATTATTACTATATTTTTAATGATAAACCAGGTTGGGTGGCAGTTAACTTTAATAGCTTTAATCCCTTTACCATTTTTAGCAACTGGTGCCGGTATTTTTGGTAGAGTTATTCATAAAAGGTTTAAAAAAGTTCAAGAAGCTTTTTCCAATCTCACAGATAAAGTCCAAGAAAATCTTTCTGGGATAAGGGTGGTAAAGGCTTTTGTACAAGAACAGGCTGAAATTAAAAAGTTTAATGAAGCAAGTCAACATCATGTCAATATGAATATGCGACTTATTGCTATCTGGGGAGCTTTGTTCCCATTAATTCAAGTAATAGCTACTCTAAGTATGATCCTTATCTTATTTTATGGCGGTAGAGCTGTTATTTATGGAATTATATCTATTGGGGATTTTGTCGCATTTAATAGTTATTTAGGGTTGATGATTTGGCCAATGATGGCCATTGGTTGGGTTATCAATGTTATTCAGCGGGGGACTGCTTCTTTAGATAGGGTAAACGAAATTTTATTAGAAAAGCCAGATATAACCGATGCTCCCGATGCTATTGATTTAGATATACAAGGGGAAATAGAATTTAAAAACCTAACCTTTGGGTACGTTAAAGGAATTCCTGTATTAAAGAACATTAATTTAAAAATAGAAAAGGGTAAAACCTTAGCTATTATTGGAAGAACAGGTAGTGGAAAGACGACATTAGTCAATCTACTATTGAGATTAGCTAATCCCCCTAAAGGGACTTTGTTTATTGATGGTGTAGATATCAATAAAATTAAGCTCAAGAGTTTAAGGGAAAATATTGGTTACGTACCCCAAGATAACTTTTTATTTTCTACAACTATTGAGGAAAATATAGCCTTTGGTTTACGAGAATACACTAAGGAACAAGTGGAAGAAGCGGCCAAAATAGCTCAAGTTTATGATAATATCATGGATTTTCCAGATAAATTTAATACAATGCTAGGGGAAAGGGGAGTTACTTTATCTGGGGGACAAAAACAAAGGGTTTCTATTGCCAGGGCAATAATTAAAGAACCGGCTATTTTGATTTTAGATGACAGTTTATCTGCTGTAGATACCCATACAGAAGAGGAAATTCTCAAAGGTCTTAGGAAAATAATGGCTGAGAGGACTAGTATTATAATTTCCCATAGAGTTTCTACAGTGAAGGAAGCCGATGAAATTGTAGTTATGGATGACGGTGAAATAGTGGAGAGGGGTACCCATGATCAATTAGTGGCACTAGGGGGCCTCTATTATCAGCTTCATATAAAACAATTATTAGAAGAAAAGGTCAATTTGGCTTAA
- a CDS encoding ABC transporter ATP-binding protein codes for MASSERIFQLLDKEEDIKNPQNPVPLTKVEGKIEFKNVWFAYKEGEWVLRDVSFTINPGETVAFVGATGAGKTSIISLISRFYDIQKGEILIDGVNIKDVNQQELRKHIGVVLQDVFLFSGNVKENIRLNNENITDEDIKRIAQTINAHHFIEKLPQKYDEEVQERGSTFSAGQRQLLAFARALAFDPAILVLDEATANIDTETEELIQKALTKLIEGRTTIIVAHRLSTIQNADKIIVMHKGKVREMGTHQELLEKGGLYYDLYQLQYKEQTV; via the coding sequence ATGGCGTCATCGGAAAGGATTTTTCAGTTATTGGACAAAGAAGAGGATATTAAAAACCCTCAAAATCCTGTGCCTTTAACAAAAGTGGAAGGGAAAATCGAGTTTAAAAATGTCTGGTTTGCTTACAAAGAAGGGGAATGGGTTTTAAGGGATGTAAGTTTTACTATAAACCCTGGAGAAACGGTGGCATTTGTTGGAGCAACGGGTGCAGGTAAAACTTCTATTATAAGTTTAATAAGCCGTTTTTACGATATTCAAAAAGGGGAAATCCTTATCGATGGGGTAAATATTAAAGATGTCAATCAACAAGAATTAAGGAAACATATAGGTGTTGTCTTACAAGATGTATTTTTATTTAGCGGTAATGTTAAAGAAAATATCCGTTTAAATAACGAAAATATTACCGATGAAGATATCAAAAGAATTGCCCAAACCATTAATGCCCATCACTTTATAGAAAAATTACCTCAAAAATATGACGAAGAGGTACAAGAGAGGGGTTCTACTTTTTCTGCTGGACAAAGGCAATTGTTGGCCTTTGCCAGGGCTTTAGCCTTTGATCCTGCGATATTAGTTTTAGATGAAGCTACCGCTAATATCGATACAGAAACAGAAGAACTTATTCAAAAAGCTTTAACAAAACTAATCGAAGGACGGACAACTATCATTGTAGCCCATAGATTGTCTACTATCCAAAATGCTGATAAAATAATCGTTATGCATAAAGGAAAAGTCAGGGAAATGGGTACACACCAGGAACTATTAGAAAAAGGTGGTTTATATTACGACCTCTATCAGTTGCAATATAAAGAACAGACCGTGTAA
- a CDS encoding GNAT family N-acetyltransferase, with amino-acid sequence MDFGIHPEFQGKGYGKNLLRYLINNLLQEGFKYLNLAVTKENVKAYNLYKNFPFSVVGEFTVYML; translated from the coding sequence ATGGATTTTGGTATCCACCCCGAATTTCAAGGGAAAGGCTATGGTAAAAATCTTTTACGTTACTTGATAAATAATCTGCTTCAAGAAGGTTTTAAATATTTAAATTTAGCAGTAACTAAAGAAAATGTAAAGGCTTATAATTTGTATAAAAATTTCCCGTTTAGTGTAGTAGGAGAATTTACTGTATATATGTTATAA
- a CDS encoding YjjI family glycine radical enzyme, with protein MDKKREVYDIITSKTLTYRQKKHLLAIQGENILDYPNLSRETREYYQKKILCDLYEGNAPYRPRYILPDYNLLFSKGSTFLNLKPPADLFEAIQTLIIMYTNVPSITGQPVYLGNVDQLLEPFTKGLAEDYVYKMIKWFLISIDRIIADGFAHMNIGPEDTLVGRMILKAERELKQSVPNLSFKYSKEITSDDFLLEAVNTALTTGKPHFHNHQLIKEQVGDYGIVSCYNNLKIGGGSHTLIRINLLKLARQAQDLEDFLKNKLKEIAKSAVEMVNARARFLVEEVKYFQTDFLAEEGFINLDNFTSMVGVFALAEAVNYFSEGKYGLDQRANQLGLQIIDLLDKYLKEHQGLYCGGSDNKVVLHAQSGISEDVEETAGTRIPIGDEPPLFQHINTVIPFHKYFPSGTSDIFIFDKTIRQNPQAMVDIIKGSMDKGLRTFTVNVGDSELIRVTGYLIKRTDLENYRKGLKNKDSSANLGAEAIENQRILNRKVNKYGI; from the coding sequence ATGGATAAAAAAAGAGAAGTATACGATATTATAACAAGTAAAACATTAACATATCGGCAGAAAAAACACCTGTTAGCAATTCAAGGTGAGAATATTTTAGATTATCCGAACTTAAGCAGAGAAACCCGGGAATATTATCAGAAAAAAATTCTCTGTGACCTTTACGAAGGAAATGCCCCTTACCGTCCTAGATACATTTTACCAGATTATAATTTGCTATTTAGTAAAGGCTCTACTTTTTTAAACCTTAAACCGCCAGCAGATTTATTTGAAGCTATCCAAACTTTAATTATAATGTATACCAACGTGCCATCTATTACTGGTCAACCTGTATATTTAGGTAATGTAGATCAATTATTAGAACCTTTTACTAAAGGACTAGCTGAAGATTATGTTTATAAAATGATTAAATGGTTTCTAATCAGTATAGATAGAATCATCGCCGATGGCTTTGCCCATATGAATATTGGCCCTGAGGATACATTGGTAGGAAGAATGATTTTAAAGGCAGAAAGGGAATTAAAGCAAAGTGTTCCTAACCTATCCTTTAAATACAGTAAAGAAATTACTTCTGACGATTTTTTATTAGAAGCAGTCAATACCGCTTTAACTACAGGGAAACCCCATTTCCACAACCATCAATTGATTAAAGAACAAGTTGGAGATTATGGAATAGTCAGTTGTTATAATAATTTAAAGATTGGTGGAGGAAGTCATACCTTAATTCGGATTAACTTGTTAAAGTTAGCTAGACAAGCCCAGGATTTAGAGGATTTCCTTAAAAATAAATTAAAAGAAATAGCTAAATCTGCAGTGGAAATGGTAAATGCCAGGGCTAGATTTTTAGTAGAAGAAGTAAAATACTTCCAAACTGATTTTTTAGCAGAAGAGGGATTTATAAATTTAGATAACTTTACTTCTATGGTAGGAGTATTTGCTTTGGCAGAGGCTGTTAATTACTTTTCAGAGGGAAAGTACGGCCTAGATCAAAGGGCCAATCAATTAGGCCTTCAAATAATAGATCTTTTAGATAAGTACCTTAAGGAACATCAGGGACTTTATTGTGGTGGTAGTGATAATAAAGTTGTTCTACACGCCCAATCAGGAATTTCTGAAGATGTGGAAGAAACGGCGGGAACGAGGATCCCTATAGGTGATGAACCACCCCTTTTCCAACATATAAATACAGTAATTCCTTTCCATAAATACTTCCCTTCTGGAACCAGTGATATCTTTATCTTTGATAAAACTATTCGGCAAAATCCTCAAGCTATGGTAGATATAATTAAAGGGAGTATGGATAAAGGGTTAAGGACCTTTACTGTAAATGTAGGAGACAGTGAACTAATAAGGGTAACAGGTTATTTAATTAAAAGGACCGATTTAGAAAATTATCGTAAGGGTTTGAAAAATAAAGATTCCTCTGCAAATTTAGGGGCAGAAGCAATAGAAAATCAGAGGATATTAAATAGGAAAGTGAATAAATATGGAATATAA
- a CDS encoding YjjW family glycine radical enzyme activase: protein MEYKGLITKIIPFSFVDGPGNRMAIFLQGCNFNCEYCHNPETINYCNNCGSCVKVCPTGALSMTNSKVDYCKEKCGDCDRCISYCPHFSTPKVREMTVSEVMEVVKEVEPFIQGITISGGECTLQWRFIQQLFMRIKEETKLTTFIDSNGDIPEEALLGLLPVTDGFMLDLKGASSAVHRQITGKDNQRVLENIKTILDLGKLYHLRYVVVPTINDGEEIEILAQKLKEIASDLPLVLIPFRKYGVKGKFKDLPEATSKLLENIKKILLNRGLTNIEIRSG from the coding sequence ATGGAATATAAAGGGCTAATAACTAAAATCATTCCCTTTTCCTTTGTAGATGGCCCGGGAAATAGAATGGCAATTTTTCTTCAAGGTTGTAACTTTAATTGTGAATACTGCCATAATCCTGAAACTATCAATTATTGTAATAACTGTGGTAGTTGTGTTAAGGTTTGCCCTACTGGGGCATTGAGTATGACAAATTCTAAAGTTGATTATTGTAAGGAAAAATGTGGGGACTGTGATAGGTGTATCAGTTATTGTCCCCATTTTTCTACACCAAAGGTTAGGGAAATGACTGTATCAGAAGTAATGGAAGTAGTTAAGGAGGTAGAACCATTTATCCAAGGGATAACTATTTCTGGGGGTGAATGTACTCTACAATGGCGGTTTATTCAGCAGTTATTTATGAGAATTAAGGAAGAAACAAAATTAACAACTTTTATTGATAGCAATGGTGATATACCTGAGGAAGCTCTTTTAGGGTTACTCCCAGTCACCGATGGGTTTATGTTAGATTTAAAGGGAGCAAGTTCCGCTGTCCACCGCCAAATTACTGGTAAAGATAATCAAAGGGTGTTAGAAAACATTAAAACTATTTTAGATTTAGGGAAACTTTACCATCTTAGATATGTAGTGGTACCAACAATAAATGATGGAGAAGAAATTGAAATTTTGGCCCAGAAGCTAAAGGAAATAGCTAGTGATTTGCCTTTAGTTTTAATACCTTTTAGAAAATATGGCGTTAAAGGGAAATTTAAAGATTTACCTGAAGCTACCAGTAAATTACTTGAAAATATTAAAAAAATCCTTTTAAATAGAGGTTTAACAAATATCGAAATTAGGAGTGGGTAG
- a CDS encoding xanthine phosphoribosyltransferase, which produces MEFLQQQIEKYGKIVSKDIVKVDSFLNHQLKPEIIEKIADGFIEEFSKYNPTKILTIEASGIAIAMVMGIKTGLPVVFAKKKKPITLSEECYTSNIYSYTKKETNSIVVSKEFIQKGDRVIIVDDFLAMGSAVLGLIDIVEQGEGEVVGIGIAVEKGFQQGGKLLREKGYNLKSLAIIEKIEGDKIFFRN; this is translated from the coding sequence ATGGAATTTTTACAGCAGCAAATTGAAAAATATGGTAAAATCGTTTCTAAAGATATTGTAAAAGTAGATTCTTTTTTAAACCATCAACTTAAGCCAGAAATCATCGAGAAAATAGCTGATGGGTTTATTGAAGAGTTTTCTAAGTATAACCCTACCAAAATTTTGACAATTGAAGCATCGGGAATAGCTATAGCAATGGTAATGGGGATTAAAACAGGTCTTCCTGTGGTCTTTGCTAAAAAGAAAAAGCCCATTACCTTATCAGAAGAATGTTATACCAGCAATATTTACTCTTATACAAAAAAAGAAACTAACTCTATAGTAGTTTCCAAGGAATTTATTCAAAAAGGTGATAGAGTTATTATAGTAGATGATTTTTTAGCTATGGGTTCAGCAGTTTTAGGATTAATTGATATTGTTGAGCAGGGAGAAGGTGAAGTTGTAGGAATTGGAATAGCAGTTGAGAAAGGTTTTCAGCAAGGTGGAAAACTTCTCAGGGAAAAGGGTTATAATTTAAAATCTTTAGCCATCATTGAGAAGATCGAAGGAGATAAAATATTTTTTAGAAATTAG
- a CDS encoding aldo/keto reductase produces MLTKLGKTDLSIYPLGFGGIPIQRISFEKAKTVILKAKELGINFIDTAQGYSDSEEKIGFAINEDKNYWVLASKSPARDSKEMEKAVTNCLKHFRRDFIDLYQLHLISSIDELQLVLGKNGAMETLLKYKEKGYIKYIGITGHKPQVLKEALDIFPFDTVQAPYNPLETQSEELLKYASLKGVGTIIMKPFAGGALTSPSGCIKYILSKDFVDVVIPGMERVEQVEENFRASLDLKITEEEKMGILQDIHQLKNNFCRRCDYCQPCPQGIKISTVFILHGYLSRYGLKDWATSRYQSLPIPANKCTNCGVCERKCPYELPIRQMLQKSHNDFQK; encoded by the coding sequence GTGCTAACTAAACTTGGCAAAACAGATTTATCTATTTATCCTTTAGGGTTTGGTGGAATACCTATTCAGAGAATAAGTTTTGAAAAAGCTAAAACTGTTATCCTTAAAGCCAAAGAATTAGGTATAAATTTTATTGATACCGCTCAAGGGTATAGTGATAGTGAAGAAAAAATAGGTTTTGCCATCAATGAAGATAAGAATTACTGGGTTTTAGCTAGTAAATCTCCCGCCAGAGACTCAAAGGAAATGGAAAAAGCAGTTACAAATTGTCTGAAACATTTTCGCCGAGACTTTATTGATTTATATCAACTTCATCTAATATCCAGTATTGATGAACTTCAGTTAGTATTAGGGAAAAATGGTGCAATGGAAACCCTTTTAAAATATAAAGAAAAGGGATATATTAAGTATATTGGAATTACAGGTCACAAACCCCAGGTTCTAAAAGAAGCTTTAGATATTTTCCCTTTTGATACTGTCCAAGCCCCTTATAATCCCTTAGAAACCCAAAGTGAAGAACTCCTTAAATACGCTTCCCTTAAAGGTGTAGGTACAATTATAATGAAACCCTTTGCTGGAGGTGCTTTAACCAGTCCCTCTGGTTGTATCAAGTATATTTTAAGCAAAGATTTTGTCGATGTGGTTATTCCAGGGATGGAAAGGGTAGAACAGGTAGAGGAAAATTTCCGAGCTAGTCTAGACTTAAAGATAACTGAAGAAGAAAAGATGGGAATTTTGCAAGATATCCACCAGTTAAAAAACAATTTTTGCCGTCGATGTGATTATTGTCAGCCTTGTCCACAAGGAATTAAAATATCTACTGTCTTTATCCTCCATGGATATTTATCTAGATATGGATTAAAGGACTGGGCTACATCAAGGTATCAATCACTACCTATCCCCGCCAATAAGTGTACTAATTGTGGTGTTTGTGAAAGAAAATGTCCTTATGAACTGCCTATCAGACAAATGTTACAAAAATCCCATAATGATTTTCAAAAGTGA
- a CDS encoding YlbF family regulator, with protein sequence MIKEKAIELAKLIKESDEFKAVKSSEARLKLDPQAQDLIKEFQVLQYNILEKQYQGQQPDAEDIKKIQLLESQVGLNLTIKAVMEAQQNFEKLMTDVNETIAEELSK encoded by the coding sequence TTGATTAAAGAAAAAGCAATTGAATTAGCAAAATTAATTAAGGAATCTGATGAATTTAAGGCTGTTAAATCATCGGAAGCAAGGCTGAAATTAGATCCCCAAGCCCAAGATCTAATAAAAGAGTTTCAAGTTTTACAGTACAATATCTTAGAAAAACAATACCAAGGGCAGCAACCTGATGCTGAAGACATTAAAAAAATCCAGTTACTTGAAAGTCAAGTTGGTTTAAATCTAACTATCAAAGCTGTAATGGAAGCTCAACAAAATTTTGAGAAGTTAATGACTGATGTTAATGAAACTATAGCTGAAGAGTTGAGTAAATAG
- a CDS encoding MATE family efflux transporter yields the protein MQKKIDLTKGNIVKNLYRLSLPIMAGMFLQTMFNIVDTLFVTRLGGTALAAVSLHLPIFFLLLALANSVAIGTSSLIARSLGADDYCTAKATAGQSMTLAILIALITTVVGLIAAPHIFALTGAEGKLLSYAISYNSIIFIGNIFFFTYAALDGILRGEGDMRTSMIILVIATLCNIILDPILIFGFGPIPKMGVQGAALATVFSRALGLYFIIRHFIKGKSSIKFKFSLVWNFKIIKGIFVVGIPTSISQVMLSLSLFVYNQVAMLYSESAVAALGLGFRIDSLAFLPGLGISVATVTLIGQNFGAGKIDRVKKGYLAALINAFIIMGTFGLIFLTFPHIVLKIFNPDQEVLFYTLQYLRTIPLFYGFLGIGFISVSAFQGIGEGLPGLVTNFIRLGVVGIPMAYILSMYFSLEAQGIWWAIALSDITFGCVGCIWFLYRLKYLTGDRGVLWEK from the coding sequence ATGCAGAAAAAAATTGACTTAACCAAAGGAAATATTGTAAAAAACCTCTATAGGTTATCTTTGCCGATAATGGCTGGAATGTTTTTGCAAACCATGTTCAATATTGTTGACACTTTATTTGTCACTAGATTAGGAGGTACAGCATTAGCCGCTGTCAGCCTTCATCTTCCTATATTTTTTTTACTGTTAGCTTTAGCTAATTCTGTGGCAATAGGAACTAGTTCACTAATTGCCCGTTCTTTAGGTGCTGATGACTATTGTACGGCAAAGGCCACTGCCGGACAGAGTATGACCTTAGCAATTCTCATAGCCTTGATAACCACTGTAGTAGGCCTCATAGCAGCTCCACACATATTTGCTTTAACAGGGGCTGAAGGTAAATTACTCTCTTATGCCATCTCTTATAACAGTATCATCTTCATAGGCAACATCTTTTTCTTTACTTATGCTGCCCTTGATGGGATTTTGCGGGGTGAAGGGGATATGAGAACATCAATGATTATCCTCGTCATTGCTACCCTATGTAATATAATCTTAGATCCAATTTTAATTTTTGGTTTTGGGCCTATTCCCAAAATGGGAGTACAGGGAGCAGCTTTAGCAACGGTATTTTCTAGAGCTTTAGGACTTTATTTTATTATTAGACATTTTATTAAAGGTAAATCTAGTATTAAATTTAAATTTAGTTTAGTCTGGAACTTTAAGATAATAAAGGGAATTTTTGTTGTAGGAATACCGACATCAATTTCCCAGGTAATGCTTTCTTTATCTTTGTTTGTATATAATCAAGTAGCGATGTTGTATAGTGAAAGTGCAGTAGCAGCATTAGGTTTAGGTTTCCGGATAGATTCTCTGGCTTTTTTACCAGGTTTAGGTATTTCTGTAGCCACTGTAACACTAATAGGGCAAAACTTTGGAGCGGGGAAAATAGATAGAGTTAAGAAGGGCTACTTAGCTGCTTTAATCAATGCCTTTATAATCATGGGAACCTTTGGATTGATTTTTTTAACTTTCCCACATATTGTATTGAAAATCTTTAATCCAGATCAAGAAGTATTATTTTATACCCTTCAGTATTTACGGACAATTCCTCTATTTTATGGGTTCTTAGGAATTGGTTTTATCTCTGTATCAGCTTTTCAAGGGATTGGTGAAGGGTTACCAGGACTTGTAACCAACTTCATCAGATTAGGAGTTGTAGGAATTCCCATGGCATACATACTCAGCATGTATTTTTCTTTAGAAGCCCAAGGGATATGGTGGGCTATAGCTTTAAGTGATATTACTTTTGGCTGTGTGGGGTGTATTTGGTTTTTATATAGACTAAAATACCTCACGGGAGATAGGGGTGTTTTATGGGAAAAATAA